The following proteins are co-located in the Terriglobales bacterium genome:
- a CDS encoding multicopper oxidase domain-containing protein: protein MVVIAAGFILLGARDSDQPAISIEQAARANGHHHPPTLGSGLYQYEHPGRRRFDPQQVFNPELPPPTPAPNGIREFTLVLEEDQLHEVAPGVKMPAWTFNRSVPGPVLRATEGDTIRVTLVNKGKLPHSIHFHGIHPAKMDGVFEIVPPGAQFTYEFVAAPFGIMPYHCHTMPTSQHIHNGLYGMMIIDPKQGRKPMRELAMMMSAFDLDRDGEADFYAWNGRAFQYADHPVALTRGEPIRMYVLNMFEERMVPHLHGNMYQLYPSGTSLQPSEYTDVKTLNIAERAVLEFQYDFPGFYMFQCHVSEHMEQGLMGWFNVVEPKALVAKKDVR from the coding sequence ATGGTCGTAATCGCGGCCGGGTTCATTCTGTTAGGCGCCCGGGACAGCGACCAGCCTGCGATATCTATCGAACAAGCGGCGCGCGCCAACGGACACCACCATCCACCCACCTTGGGCAGCGGCCTCTACCAGTACGAACATCCCGGACGCCGCCGTTTCGACCCGCAGCAGGTGTTCAACCCTGAGTTGCCACCACCTACACCGGCTCCCAACGGCATCCGCGAGTTCACACTCGTGCTCGAGGAGGATCAGTTGCACGAAGTCGCCCCGGGAGTGAAGATGCCAGCCTGGACCTTCAACCGCTCCGTCCCCGGCCCGGTGTTGCGCGCCACCGAAGGCGACACCATCCGCGTCACGCTGGTCAACAAGGGGAAACTGCCACACAGTATTCACTTTCACGGCATCCACCCGGCCAAGATGGATGGCGTGTTCGAGATCGTGCCGCCGGGCGCGCAGTTCACCTATGAATTCGTGGCTGCGCCGTTCGGCATCATGCCCTATCACTGTCACACCATGCCGACCTCGCAACATATCCACAACGGGCTCTACGGCATGATGATCATCGACCCCAAACAGGGGCGCAAGCCGATGCGCGAGCTGGCCATGATGATGAGCGCCTTCGATCTGGACCGCGACGGCGAGGCCGACTTCTACGCCTGGAACGGGCGCGCCTTCCAATACGCCGACCACCCGGTTGCATTGACCCGGGGTGAGCCAATCCGCATGTACGTGCTCAACATGTTCGAAGAACGCATGGTGCCCCACCTGCACGGAAACATGTACCAGCTCTATCCCTCCGGCACTTCGCTGCAGCCCTCTGAATATACGGATGTCAAGACGCTCAACATTGCCGAGCGGGCGGTCCTGGAGTTCCAGTACGACTTCCCTGGCTTCTACATGTTCCAGTGCCACGTCAGTGAGCACATGGAGCAGGGTCTGATGGGCTGGTTCAACGTCGTCGAGCCCAAGGCGTTAGTGGCAAAGAAAGACGTGCGCTGA